ttttttatattgcaCATTCATATTTGTAGTATTTTATACATGCCACCATATAGGCAACATATAACCAAATAAAAAGCaagcaaatataaaaacaaatacataaaaaattaaacagatatttatacattttacaTTCTTACacttttattaacatttttagaaaaaaatggaaaaggGACTTACTATAgttcataataaaattaaaagaaaagaaatagataagtccaaaaataaaaatattaatttagtAGAGAatgatgaattaaaaaatcataaGAATGgggcatataataataacgaggataaaaaagttaataacaaaactacaaaaaataataataataattcagaaataaaaaattattctaATCTTGAAAATGATTCTTTTTGTTATGAATGTTATCATGGAGGGAATTTAATTTGCTGTGACAATTGCATCAGATCTTATCACATATATGTAAGTATATTTGtagaattttttaaataaaaaaatgtttacatatttatattaacaagttttattttatcttccTACTGTCTTTACAATTAAATAGATCATTTCACAACCacaattttgatatataatacttGTGTATGtccttatatatttttttattttttcatgtcTTACTAGTGTGTAAGCGAATCGGACAAACCACAACCAAGTTTTAACTACTGGTTTTGCCCCTTGTGCAAGAGAAATggtaattaaaatttatttatgattTTGCTTGATCATTTTTTCGTTGAtaacttttctttttcatttcgtTTTACTTtcttgcattttttttttcaaatttaggCGTATCCTTTGGTATCCCACtgaaaagaaagaaaaagataCGAACACTAAGGTTAGAGCATAAAGATGCAAATGCGTCGTCATGCGTATGTTCAGTCGTGTTTATCtgctataaaaattgttatttgTTTCTGCATTTATAATAGTACCCTAGGCAATACCCAAGAAAAGGTGAAGCAAAAAAGCGAGGGAACAAAATATGCGGGTGAAATAAACGTAGGAGAAAACTATCAAGTGTCCAATGTTTCTACATTCTTCTTAAACAGTCACTCGGAACAATATGACGGTATGTATATGCATGCCCATATACCAAATACCCAAATAcccaaatttattattacactgcttgcatatatatgggAACATATACGGAGGGAGTAGTGAAGttgtatataattgatTCGTCGTATTTGTAATGAcatatttccttttctttttgcAGAGGTCAGCAAATCAGAGCTCGTTTATTCGCCATACTTACTCGAAAGAATGAAAGAGAGTTTTTTGTGTGAAGGACAATATGAattagtaataaaaaatgattatgagctagctatttttataaaagaactagcaaaaaattggaaatgTCAATTAGGATGGCATCCATTTACTCCTGAATATGCattcaaaattttacaTCGTGTGGATTACAATCCTAAAAGAGCGATAGaacttttaaaaagttCTGACTTTAACTTTTTGGGTAAGCTCTTAATAATGTATGcttatttgtttatgtCCACAAACATGTTCAAGCAAGTGCGACTGTTTTGTGATTGCTCAGTCATTTATTTGTTCCgcttatattatattttaattttcaaCGATTTTGAAATTTCTAACATTTTCCGTTTTAAGAAATATGCGACCCGCCAATAAGAAAGTACGAGAACAAATGGCGACCCAGGGACAAAAGGGGGCAAATATCAGGTAAAGCCACTTTAAAttgttgaaaaatataacttttaaaatagtGCACACACCTATACATttatgtgaaaaaaaataaagtagaTATGCTTGTTGATGgtaatacatttttcaattttgtaTGTCCATATGCAGACTCCCCATATCCCTCATCGGAGTTACTACAAAGTTACATTAAACGATCAGTAAATATTTCTGTTAGtgaaaaaaagtataactACTATTCAAATGGTAAAAGTAAAAACTAttgtgaaataaataagaataatataatcGAATCTAGCTACCCACATGAACGAACAAGAAAT
This sequence is a window from Plasmodium chabaudi chabaudi strain AS genome assembly, chromosome: 7. Protein-coding genes within it:
- a CDS encoding EELM2 domain-containing protein, putative; translation: MEKGLTIVHNKIKRKEIDKSKNKNINLVENDELKNHKNGAYNNNEDKKVNNKTTKNNNNNSEIKNYSNLENDSFCYECYHGGNLICCDNCIRSYHIYCVSESDKPQPSFNYWFCPLCKRNGVSFGIPLKRKKKIRTLSTLGNTQEKVKQKSEGTKYAGEINVGENYQVSNVSTFFLNSHSEQYDEVSKSELVYSPYLLERMKESFLCEGQYELVIKNDYELAIFIKELAKNWKCQLGWHPFTPEYAFKILHRVDYNPKRAIELLKSSDFNFLEICDPPIRKYENKWRPRDKRGQISDSPYPSSELLQSYIKRSVNISVSEKKYNYYSNGKSKNYCEINKNNIIESSYPHERTRNGLRKELEDDDDSVDIDEIDEEVIDEVERDEMDDDEDY